The window CTGCCATTAGCGATGGGTGTCCTTTCTTCTTCTTGGGGCTTCTGTTGGAAGTAGGGCTTCAAAAGCATTATATACCAGTTTTGCAAACTGCAGATGAAGAATTTGCCGAATTCTATAAATAAAGACGGTTCGCCTTCCACCAGTTTGATCATGGCGGACACGTTTCTCGTTTCCTGAAACGTCAACGTCAACTGAAAGTCAACTTTGAAATTCGCTTTATCCGCATTCAGGATCTCCTCGGTTATCCTGGTCTGCTTTTTGAGGAAATCGAGCTTGGACACAGTGTAGATTCTGTTGAACTGCTTCCTCTTCCAAATGGCTTTGACGATGGTGCCCGTGTACCTCTCCTTCTGTCTCTTGGCCTCCGGCTTGGGCGCTTCGTCCACCTTCGTCAAAGGGATTTTGCACAAATCTTGGAACATTTGCATCATGACGTCTCGGACTACAGATTTCCAATCGGCGTTCGCGATGCACTGTAGAATGTGTGGGTACATCACCACTCTGAATTCTGGACAACTTCTTCGGGGTAATTTCGGCTTTTGCAACAGAATAGTTTTGAAGAAATTCGCGAATTGTCTGTTCTTTTCTTTCTCGTAGGCGGCCGCCGCAAATTTGAAGTACGCCTTTATTTCTGCAGCGAGGCGACTGGTGATGGCGGATGCGACGTTGTGACTCTGCTCCATGGGGTCCTGGACGCACATCGACGTCGTGATTCTCAACGGCAAGATCAAACCCTCCACGATATTCCTTTTATACCTTTCGAATTCCGGCGGGAGATTATTCCAGGCTCTAAATTGCTCCTTTTTCATTGGACAGCCTGTGTATGGACAGACAACCATTTCTTCAAAGTTAAAAGTGGTGTAGTATTGATAAAATCCGCCTAAAAGTTCAGATATTGATTGGGTATTAGTAGACTTGGGCAGGAGTTCGTAGTTATGCATGAACCCTGTGTTCCAGTTGTCTACGATGATGTCGTTTGCGGGATCTCTCTGCAGCCACTGGACGGACGGTAGGATGGATACGGGCGGTTGCTGCAGGTAGAATATGATGAGCATGGTTAACGCATAGTTGGTCAGTTTGCCCGTTCCCGTGAAGCCGTGCACTTTCGCCCAGTATTTGATTACCACCTGgattaaaaaagaagaaaatatgtttattaaaatttttttcCAAACGAAAAATTTGCACTATGTAATCGTATTATGGTCAAGACTACACCCCGAATTTCACGGCAATATCGATACAatatgatcacactaatattataaagacgaaagtttgtatgtatgtgtgtgtgtgtgtgtttgttactccttcacgcaaaaactactggacagatttggctgaaattctgaatggagatagataatatcctggattagcacataggctactttttatcccggaaaaccaaagaaaaacctaaatccacgcggacgaagtcgtgggcgtcagctagttaataaataaattacaggaATGGATATGAGACATGTACACCAGTTTATTTCGGTAATATAAAAGGAGAGTCATTGGTCCTTTATATAACGTGTACGTTTCGATTGTTAGGAAATGCTGAAGCAGATGTTGTGGCATCTTCTCACGAGCCCAAGTCAATGGTGGTTCAATTCTTAAGACTGAGCTTTCTATTTGTTTCATCTCCTAGATTAGTTACCAACTGTTGAATTCTTCCGCTACAGTTCCGGAAAGTAATAAGAGATGGCACCACTAATAGTTTACCTCGTGTTGACGTTATGTTGACGAAATCTTGAATCTCATGTTCACAATATTTCAGTCAGTATGTGGAAGAAGTATCAACATTAGTATTTTAGGTAATGAATAAGAGAGCGATGGCGCCACTTGTTTACCTCGCGTTGATGTTATATTGCGATACTGAAAAATACtgtacttttttttcttttaattcagatacaagttcaAAGCAATCTCccctggtggtgagtgatgatggaagcgggctaactttggtttctacacggtatcataccggaacgctaaaccgcttggcggcacggctagTACTTACCGCCATGGGTATGAGCCTGGGGTCCGCGTGGAGCAGGAACGCGATCAGTTTGCTGTTCTGTGCGCCGAGGGGCGTCTTGAACGTGACGTCACAGTTAATTTGAGTGGGGACGTGGAAGAACTTCACAATGGGCGTGTTGGCGCGCGGGATCGACAGGATCTCGGCGAATACGTGCGGGTGTTGTTGAAGCAACTTCTTTGCCTTCAAACAAGAcaaacaaatccatactaatattatgaatgcgaaagtctgtctgtctgtctctgctaccttttcacggcccaacagtgtaagcgatcggtactgaggtagcttacgaccctgtaattgacatctaggcaactttttatcccggaaaatcaaacagttcccatgtgatctttaaaaacctaaatcagacgaagtcgcgggcatcctctagttaattaTCAGATCCACAGGCAAAACTGATATCAGAGGGCGCCGGCCAATATCAATGTCAAAAtcaataatttgttttatttgtttgataaCTTTACTAAGAATTTTTGATATCGATACAATATATGATTGTTTCGTGAAATTATGTCATTCTGTCATTATACGAATAATCGAATgaaagagagagaaagaaagaaaaaacttttattattgaAAGCCACACATTATCAGTTATGGCTACGGGTGATGTTACCCCTTAGGAATGGGGTTACAACCCTCAGCAAAGAGTACCTTATTGACGAAGTTAGCGCCGTGATGTCGGAACATGGCCGGCACCTGTATGAAGCAGTCCGCGTCGCTGCTCTTTATGCCCAGGCCTGTTGTTATGGAGCCGAAGGGCAAGGCGATGCAACCTGAAAACAAACTTTACATTAGTACTTTTGgtttatatcacactaatattataaaggcgaaagtttgtatgtgtttgtgtgtgtgtgtgtatgtttgttactccttcacgcaaaaactactggacggatttggctgaaatttggaatggagataggtaatatcctggattagcacataggctactttttatcccggaaaaccaaagtgttcccacgagatttcgaaaaacctaaatccacgcggacgaagtcgtgggcgtcagctagttacctCATAAACAGCACTCAAACCTGACTACTACCTGCGAACCTGCCGATacatagcgatagatatagtaaaactATTCTGCGGCACAAAACCCTTTATATGGGAGCTTGACTCACACCTGGCCCGGTTTTGTCACTTACCCAGATATAGCTGCTGCAGGTGTATGTACAGTTTGCTGAGACACCTCCTCCTGCGTGAGGCGAACAGCGTCGAGGATACTGTCCAGCTGAGTATGGAAGCTAccagagacctatgtccagcattaGACGCCTATctgttgacgatgatgatgattagacTTTGTACAATTGTTTTTGCCACTTACCCGGCCATTGCTGCTGTAGAACGAACTCCAGGTCCATGTACAGTTCGCTGAGAGACGTCACCTCCTCCTGCGTGAGGCGAACAGCTTTGAGGATACTGTCCAGCTGAGTGTGGAAGTCGCCCGTCAAGGCTATCAGCTTCGGCTCTATTATTTCACCTGGAACCAACCATGTATATACGGTGGATTTTGTTTATCATAGAGACCTCGGTAGTAACAACTTTTTTGTTTACAGCAATGAAACACGCCCCTTAAATTTaaagcatcacactaatattataaaggagaaagtttgtatgtgtgtgtgtgtgtgtgtgtgtgtgtgtatgtttgttactacgcaaaaactactggacggattgggctgaaatttagaatggagatagattataccctggattagcacataggctactttttatcccggaaaatcaaagagttcccacgggaattttaaaaacctacatccacgcgaacgaagtcgcgggcatcagctagttttataataaagtgaagttgttgatattataaaacttttttctacatctatactaataaataatattgaagtgtctatctgtaatttcgaaaGAACTAGTCTACtactcatatggttatttgtaCTGTACTATAACAGAatcacaggtttttaaaattttcgtctgtctgtttgaataggctaatctccggaacggctgaacctattttgacgggattttcacagacaagtagaggattaaccaaggagtagcATAGTACTTTTTTGACTAACTTTCAATCGGTCATCTACGATTATGATAAATCTATggttagactagctgatgcccgcgacttcattcctgTGGATACAGGTTTTTAAGTTCCATGGGAATTCATTgtttttctgtgataaaaagtagcatatgcgATCATTCGAtgagtagttttttcgtgaaagagtaacaaacgtccatacatacaaactgtcgcctttataatgttgGTGTGATGACATACCTCTCTGTTTGCTCCTCACGAACACTCGTTTCGGCGTGGCGGGCTGTTTCGGCGTGGCGGGCTGCTTCGGCGTGGCGGTCTCCGCTCGGCCGGTGTACGGGCAGACGGCGAGGAACTCCCCGTAGATGTTGACCTTGTCGCTGTCCTCCAAGGCCTCCTGCGCCTCGTCCTCGCTGGTGAAGGTGAGCACGGCGAACTTGTTGCAAAGCTTCTCCACTTTGACTGTTCCATAGCTTGCGAAAACTCGTGTTAGGTCTTGCGGCTTGGTGTATGAAGGAAAACctacaaacaaatattattattatctggtgggaggcttcggccgtggctagttccCACCCAACCGGCAAAGCTGTGTCGCCAAGAGATTTagagttccggtacgataccgtgtagaccCCAAAggggttaaataaaaactcCCATAGCCCTTTCCCGGTTAGCcggcttctatcttagactgcatcattacttactaccaggttagattgtagtcaagggctaacttgtatctgaattaaaaaattacaagatGTTGGATAATGTCCGTAGCATCCCAGCAAGCAAGGTTTGGACCAATGTGTAGATGTACTAAAATACCAGTCAAGTACGAAGTGggctcacacacgaagggttctgtgcCATCAAAAtggaataacaaacatccaaactttcacatttatgacatttatgatgcctgcaactttgtcagtgcgg of the Maniola jurtina chromosome 16, ilManJurt1.1, whole genome shotgun sequence genome contains:
- the LOC123873061 gene encoding speckle targeted PIP5K1A-regulated poly(A) polymerase-like isoform X1, with amino-acid sequence MEGAAPPTQAQLNARSIYVSGFPSYTKPQDLTRVFASYGTVKVEKLCNKFAVLTFTSEDEAQEALEDSDKVNIYGEFLAVCPYTGRAETATPKQPATPKQPATPKRVFVRSKQRGEIIEPKLIALTGDFHTQLDSILKAVRLTQEEVTSLSELYMDLEFVLQQQWPGCIALPFGSITTGLGIKSSDADCFIQVPAMFRHHGANFVNKAKKLLQQHPHVFAEILSIPRANTPIVKFFHVPTQINCDVTFKTPLGAQNSKLIAFLLHADPRLIPMAVVIKYWAKVHGFTGTGKLTNYALTMLIIFYLQQPPVSILPSVQWLQRDPANDIIVDNWNTGFMHNYELLPKSTNTQSISELLGGFYQYYTTFNFEEMVVCPYTGCPMKKEQFRAWNNLPPEFERYKRNIVEGLILPLRITTSMCVQDPMEQSHNVASAITSRLAAEIKAYFKFAAAAYEKEKNRQFANFFKTILLQKPKLPRRSCPEFRVVMYPHILQCIANADWKSVVRDVMMQMFQDLCKIPLTKVDEAPKPEAKRQKERYTGTIVKAIWKRKQFNRIYTVSKLDFLKKQTRITEEILNADKANFKVDFQLTLTFQETRNVSAMIKLVEGEPSLFIEFGKFFICSLQNWYIMLLKPYFQQKPQEEERTPIANGSKSGDESPQRQKDREDLATFMSMQDIKVEMVLPRQTDESELTSDISNIMIDTKDLNDTIHSGDITDSKDTKTSTQ
- the LOC123873061 gene encoding uncharacterized protein LOC123873061 isoform X2, which gives rise to MNNKDIQLSKTLSWLLRHGAVKEQLTISPEGYISVQDILQHRLCKGKYNLSDIQRVVTANDKQRFKLRNNPSTNDLEVKAHQGHTIKQIDESGLTPILEPKYKTVVHGTYIKCWPNIKAHGLSCMQRKHIHLAKGTLQDPNIISGIRKDVQVYVFIDLAKALADGIKFYESENGVILTKGNERGYLETKYFAKVIQVGTGFPSYTKPQDLTRVFASYGTVKVEKLCNKFAVLTFTSEDEAQEALEDSDKVNIYGEFLAVCPYTGRAETATPKQPATPKQPATPKRVFVRSKQRGEIIEPKLIALTGDFHTQLDSILKAVRLTQEEVTSLSELYMDLEFVLQQQWPGCIALPFGSITTGLGIKSSDADCFIQVPAMFRHHGANFVNKAKKLLQQHPHVFAEILSIPRANTPIVKFFHVPTQINCDVTFKTPLGAQNSKLIAFLLHADPRLIPMAVVIKYWAKVHGFTGTGKLTNYALTMLIIFYLQQPPVSILPSVQWLQRDPANDIIVDNWNTGFMHNYELLPKSTNTQSISELLGGFYQYYTTFNFEEMVVCPYTGCPMKKEQFRAWNNLPPEFERYKRNIVEGLILPLRITTSMCVQDPMEQSHNVASAITSRLAAEIKAYFKFAAAAYEKEKNRQFANFFKTILLQKPKLPRRSCPEFRVVMYPHILQCIANADWKSVVRDVMMQMFQDLCKIPLTKVDEAPKPEAKRQKERYTGTIVKAIWKRKQFNRIYTVSKLDFLKKQTRITEEILNADKANFKVDFQLTLTFQETRNVSAMIKLVEGEPSLFIEFGKFFICSLQNWYIMLLKPYFQQKPQEEERTPIANGSKSGDESPQRQKDREDLATFMSMQDIKVEMVLPRQTDESELTSDISNIMIDTKDLNDTIHSGDITDSKDTKTSTQ